GCTCGATCTCGGTCCAGGGCGTCAACAGGTCGGACAACGAGATCAGGCAAAAATCATGGCCGAACGGCGCGCCGATCCGTGCGCCCGCCGCCTGAAACGCCGAAATTCCGGGAATTCCCGCGAGTTCGATCCGATTCCACTCGGGTTTGTTTTCCCGGTCCAACAACTCGAAAACCAACGACGCCAAGGCGTAAATACCGGCGTCGCCCGACCCCACCAAGGCGACATCGCGCCCTTCGGCGGCGAGATCCAACGCCTTGCGCGCGCGCGCCTCCTCCTGGGACAAGTCGGAACTGTACATGCGCTTGCCCGCGATCTCCTTGGCGATGAGATCCAGATACAACCGATAACCGACGATATCGCCGGCCCGCTCCAGGGCGCGCCGCGCCTCGGGGGCGCGCCAAGCGTCGGGCCCCGGCCCCAGGCCGACGATGGACAGCCGCCCACGCGCCCGCCCGATGGTTTCTGGATCGAGTTCGGCCCCGCCGCCCGCCCGCGCGATCGCCACCGTCGCCCGTTTCGATTTTCGTTTCGTCACCACCAACGCCCCCGAAGGGCCGACGGCGGCCAAGGCGGCGGCCTCGGCGACGCCGTGACAACCAACCTCGGCGAACACCACATCGGACGGATTGGCCAAGCGCGGCGTTTCCTTCTCCAGGCGTTCGGCGGTGAAGAACCGTGCCGCGATTCCAAGTTTTTCGGCGACGCCATGCACCGCGTCCTCGTCCATCTTCAGGTCGAGCGAGACCACCACCGCACAGGACCCTTGGGCCAGGTTCGCCCCCGCCAACGTCTCCTCGACGAGGCCGATCAGTTCTTCGCCGGTACAACCCCGCTCGCAGCCGACGCCGATCGCCAGCACCGGCGGGCGCAGGCGCAGCTCTCCGGGGGTGGGCGTCCCTGCGCGCCGATCGGAGACCACCACCGCCACACCCGTTTCCCCGTCGCGGATAAACGGTGCGCCGCTCTGCGTGAGCCAGCGCGCGTCGCCGGCCTCGACGACGAGACGCACCGGGCGGTCGGCCAACATCTCCCGGGCGACGCTTTTCGCCGCGGCGCGGTTTTCGACTCGCCAGCCGCGCGGCGGATCGTCGAGCGCCAGCCCATAACGCAGATCGCCGCCGGTGGTAATCGCGGCGACGCCCCCAGTGGCGGCGGCCGCCGCCTGGGCCAGGCGGTTCGCCCCGTGATGCCCGCCCAGCAACGGCACCGCGCTGGACCCGTCCACGGCGCAGGCGACAAGTGGCGGATCGCCGTCCTTGGTCCCGATTGCGGGGGCCAGCAAACGAATTAAAATCCCGCTGGCGCAAACTCCGACGATGGCGACGCCGCCGGTAAACAGCTCGCGCAAATGGATCCCGAGATCGTCGATCCAGATATCGATTTCGTCCCGCCCGTCGGTGCTTTCGATGTCGGCGAACCCCTTCGCCAAGGCATGCAGACGCGCGCCGGGCAGCGCCCTTTTAAGCACGCGCCCAAATCCCAAGCCGAGGGGGTTGAGAATAACCACCGCCGCGCCCCTCGGAAGGTCCGAGGCGTCGACCCGTAAACCCAAGGGGGAACTCATTCGTACCGTCTCCCGGCGTCCGGCGTTTCGGGCGCGATCAAAATCATTGAAAAATAAGGCGCGGCGAAATCGGCGGCGAGGTCGCCAAGTGCGCGGCCCACTTCCCCTTCTTGGGTAACCCGTTCGACATAGAAGGCCCGCGCCGTCAGACCGAGGCGGTCGATGACGGCGCGCACCTTGGCCAGGTGGCGGCCCAACTTGATGATTGCGGCGCCGTCTCCCCCGGCGAGTAGGCTTTCCAGCCGGCTTTCATCCAGCGTCGCCGGAATCGCGCCGAAGGCCTGGTTGCGCGTCGCCAGAGCAAGTCCGACGCGGGCGGCGGCGGCGTTGATCGACGAAATACCCGCCACCACGGTGACCGGGAAATCTCCCGACAGACGGTCCATGAAAGAAATGAACGAGCCGTGGAAAAGCGGATCGCCCTCGCACAACACGGCGACGTCACGCCCCGCTTCCAAGTGCGCCGCGACGCGCGGCATTCTTTCATCGAACACCGCCTGGCCAACGCGCGGGTCGGACGACATCGGGATATCGAACGGTATTTCGACCTGCCCTCCCGGCAGATGCGGCGCGGCGATGGCGCGGGCGAGGCTTTCGCCTTCCCCCGTTTTACGTTTCGCCCGAATATAGGCGATCACCGGAACGGCGCGCAGGATCGCGTGGGCCTTCAGGGTCAGTAGGCCCGGATCGCCCGGTCCCACACCTAGGCCGTAAAGAGTCCCGCTCATGATTTTACCCCCTTATACAGGGCAACCGTGCGCTTGGGCTGAAACGCCAGTGGACCATCCGGCCCGACGGGGGTCGCCCGTTCAACCCCGAGACGCACCAATTCGCCGCCATGGGCGTTTTGGAACGTCGTCAAAGCGGCTTCGCCGGCAAGGGTGACGGCGCTGGCGACCAAACGCCCTCCCGGACGGAGGCGCGACCAGCACGCCGCCAACACGCCATCGTGAGAAACGCCGCCACCGACGAAAACGGCGTCGGGCGCGCCGTTCAACTCGTCGAGAACGAACGGCGCGCGCCCAAGCTCGATTTTCAAGCGCGGCGTCCCCAGACGCACGGCGTTGGCGCGGATCATATCGCAGCGCGTCGGATCGCATTCGACGGCGACGGCGCTCAGCGATTGGCCCTGCGATTGGCCCTGGCGCATCCATTCGATCGCGAGCGACCCCGAACCCGCGCCGACATCCCACATGGTTTCCCCGGGCAGCGGCCCCAACAGCGCCATCGCCACGGCGCGCACCTCGCGCTTGGTCAATTGACCGTCACTTTCGAAAGCGGCGTCGGGAAGACCGGGGACACGGGAAAAATATTCGCCGCTCGGTCCCGCCCGGCATTCGATCGCGACCACGTTAAGATCGCGGGCGCGGCGATGCGACCACGTTTCGGCGACGCCGTCCAAACGGGCTTCATCGCCGCCGCCGAGGTGTTCCAACACCGTCAAGGCGCTCGGCCCGAAGCCGCGCGCGCACAACAGGCCGGCGATTTCCTTCGGCGTGTCGCCGTCGCGGGCAAGCACCACCAGGCGGCCACCGGGGGTCAGGTAACGATTGAGATTTTCCAACGCCCGGCCATGCACGGTAACCACCTGAACGTCCGGGCGCGACCATCCCATCCGCGCACAGGCCAGGGAGATCGATCCCGGCGCGGGAACCACGCTAACGGCGTCGGCCCCGAAATGGCGGATCAACAGCGACCCGGCTCCGTAATCGAGCGGATCGCCCGATGCCAAAACGACCACCCGCTTGCCCCGATAATCCTCTAGCCGCGCCGCCGTGGCGGCGAAATTTTTACCCCACGAAACACGCTCGACGGAGAGCTCGGCGGGAACCTTTTCCAAATGGCGCGCACCGCCGACCAAGACTTCGGCATGACGAACATCCTCCAAAGCCGCCGCCCCCAACCCCTCAAAACCGTCCTCGCCGATTCCGATCACATGCAGCCACGCTTTTATCATTAACGTACTCCAATCGTTAGGGCGTTGAACGCCGCCGCCGCTATGGCGCTACCGCCGCGCCGCCCCCTAAGGGTGACGTACGGAACCGAGCCGGCGTGGGCGATCAGGGCGTCCTTCGATTCCGTCGCCCCGACGAAACCGACCGGAAAGCCCAAAATCAACGCCGGTCGGGGCCAGCCTTCGCCAAGCCCCTCAAGCAGGCGAAACAGCGCCGTCGGCGCGTTGCCGATAACCACCACCGCGCCGCCCAGATGAGGCCCCCAGCGATCCAGCGCTTTCGCCGAACGGGTTATTCCCTGACGTTTGGCTTCCTCGACGACGCCGGCGTCGTCGATCGTGCAAACGATGCGATTTTTCGCCGGCAGGGCGCGCGCGATGATCCCTTGCGCCAGCATCCGCACGTCAACCAACACCGGCGCGCCCCAAAACAACGCCCGCTGCCCCGCCTCGACGGCGCCGGGACTGCAGGCTAAATCCTCGATCACGCCGACGTCCCCGCAGGCGTGAACGACGCGAACGGCCAAGGGATGAAGCTCCGCCGGCACGACCGATAGGTCCGCGACGGCGCGAATTTCCTTGAACGAGGCGGCGTAGATCGCGTCCGGTTCACGAATATAGTCGAACAGGGGCGGCTTCATTCACCCCTCCTCGTCCCGCCGGTCGGCCGGAACGGCCGTGCGCTCGTGGTCATGACCGTGGGCGTGGACGTGAGAATGGCCATGAGAATGGGAATGGCCATGAACGTGCGCCAACCCGTGATCGCGGGCGTCGTCCTCGGTGCCGATGCCCTGAACGTGGTGATGGTGCCCGACCTGAGGCGCGCCCTGATCGGCCTCGCGTCCGATGATCTGCTCGCGATATTTGCACAATTGGCAGTTCATCGCATTGTCGCCCTCAAGCGCCTGGCGCACGCGATCGGCGAAGGTTTCGATCAATAAAGAATGATCGTTCAAATACCCCGCCTTGATGAAATCGATGCCGGGGAAACGTTCTTGCGCGGCGTCGGTCCAGTCGTAGATCCGGCGCACCAAAATTCCGGTGAACAGAAAATACGGAAACACCACGATACGCTTGTAGCCAAGGCGCGCGGCATGATCCAATCCGGCATCCACGAGCGGAAACGCGACCCCGCTGTAGCTGGTTTCGGCCCAGCCGAAGCCTATGCCCTCCCACAGCATCCGCGTCACCTTGGCGACATTGGAGTTGGCGTCCGGATCGTTGGTCCCCCGACCGACCACCATCAACAGCGTATCCTCGCGGGAAACTTCCTTCCGCCCGTCCGCCGCTTCCAGGGCCGCCTCGATACGTGCGCGCGCGGCCTGTAACAGGCGCGCGTCGATGCCCAGGTCGGCGGCGTAGATTAAATCCAATTCAGGATTGTCATGGGCGTAGGTGTTGACCTCGCTGGGCAGGTCGTTCTTGACATGGCCGGCGGCGAACAGCATCGCAGGCACACAGACGATTTTTTTCGCGCCATGCGCCTTCAGCTTTTCCAGGCCGTCACGGATCACCGGCGTCGCGAACTCCAAGAACCCGCTTTCGATGTCGGTGCCTGGGAACTGAGCCTTGAGCCGTCCCGCGAGACGGTTGAATTCATCGACCGCGCCTTTGTCGCGCGAGCCGTGGCCGCAAATCATGATTGCCGGTGCATTGTTCGTCATTACGCTTGGTCCTTGCCTCTGAGCGTGAAAAAACCGTCGAAACGGGGCGCGCGCCTTGGTCATGGCCTCCGGGCGCGTCGCCTCGCGGATCATAGGAGGGCGCCGCCGTCTTGTCAGGTTATTTATCGGAAGGGACGTCGGCGGGCTCATCGCCCTGCGCCAGCGCTCGGGCGGCCTCCTCGGCCCGCCCCATGGCGCGCAGGACTTGAGCGAGATTTTCTCGACTCTCCCGGGCGCTCGCCAGGTCGCCATTCTTCACCTTGGCGTCAACCGCCTTTTTCAACAACCGCTCGGCGGCATCCATTTCACCGCTTTCATAATGCAAGAGACCGAGGTTGTTAAAGGCGGTAGCGACGTCCGGGTGCGCCGCGCCGCGTTCTAACTCCAGGATATTCAACTCGTCGAAGAAGGCTTGCTTGGCGGTCTCCAACTCCCCCGCGCGGTAAGCGGCGTTGGCGTATTTATGAAGAAATTTCGCTCGCTCCATCAAGTCGTGAACAGAGGTCGCATCCAACGCCTGTCGAAACGCCGAAATGGCGTTTTCATATTCACGCATCCTCATCATCAAGTCGCCCAGCGCCGCAAACGCGGCGGCGTAGAACACCGCCTGGGATTCGCTCTCCGGGCGCAACGCCCCGTTTTCATCGATGAGTCCAGGGCGTTTTTGCGCCAACGTCGCCGCCAAATCCTGGAATTGACCGCCGCCCAATAGCGCCAACAGCGCCTCCGGCCCTTCACGAACGCCCTTTTCATCGGTCAAGAGACCCGCCGAGAAACGTTCGATGGCGCCCCCGATCTGCGCCGCATGCGCCGCCATGGCGCGCAGTTCGGCTTCCGCATCCGCGGCGGGTTCCTCTTGGCGCTCAAGGGCCGCCTCGAAAACGGCGAGTTGGCGGGGGTCGATGGCTAGGCGGCGCGCCCTGTCGGTGTCGTTTTCATCCGCCTCCGGCGCATCGAGCGCAGGTGCGCCGGGCCCCGGGAGGTCCGACGCCGCGCCGAGTTCTTGCGCGCGCGCATTTTCGTCCGGAGCCTGCTTTTTCCCGGTCGCCATGCGAAAGCCGGCCACCTTGACCGGCGGCCAGGGTTCGCTCTCCGCGTAGCGACCGAACACCATGGCCCCCAGTTTGGCCCCCAACAGGGCGCGCAAGCGCGCCACCAGGCGCAGCACCACGCCCTGATCGTTCTGTATTTTCGCCAGAAAAAAAAGTGTGCTCCCCGCCAGCAGAAGCATTGCGATAATCTGGGCGCGGACGCTGAACAGCGTCGTCAACACGGCATCGGCCTTGACCGCGGCCTCACGCAGAACCGTCACGAAACCGTCCATGGCGCGCCTTCCAATCTCAAGTTTCGGGGCAAAATCCCCTTCCCCTTGTAATACCTTGGAGGCGACACCCTGAACGCCCCGATTGAACAGTCCTTCGACGCCCCGTTTCGACAAGACAGCCGATCATGGCATGGGCGCAGATAGGGGGCAACCCCGGGCGCGTGACGCGCATTTATTCCCCCGTCGTCGCGTATCGTCAATTGGCGATGCATGCCAATTGACGCGCGCGGGCGCGCGACGCAAACTGGCGGCATGTTTACCTTTGGCTTGACCGGCGGCGTGCACGGTTTCGATCCCCTGATCCTGCTGCTCAC
This genomic window from Varunaivibrio sulfuroxidans contains:
- the cbiE gene encoding precorrin-6y C5,15-methyltransferase (decarboxylating) subunit CbiE, which gives rise to MIKAWLHVIGIGEDGFEGLGAAALEDVRHAEVLVGGARHLEKVPAELSVERVSWGKNFAATAARLEDYRGKRVVVLASGDPLDYGAGSLLIRHFGADAVSVVPAPGSISLACARMGWSRPDVQVVTVHGRALENLNRYLTPGGRLVVLARDGDTPKEIAGLLCARGFGPSALTVLEHLGGGDEARLDGVAETWSHRRARDLNVVAIECRAGPSGEYFSRVPGLPDAAFESDGQLTKREVRAVAMALLGPLPGETMWDVGAGSGSLAIEWMRQGQSQGQSLSAVAVECDPTRCDMIRANAVRLGTPRLKIELGRAPFVLDELNGAPDAVFVGGGVSHDGVLAACWSRLRPGGRLVASAVTLAGEAALTTFQNAHGGELVRLGVERATPVGPDGPLAFQPKRTVALYKGVKS
- the cobI gene encoding precorrin-2 C(20)-methyltransferase produces the protein MSGTLYGLGVGPGDPGLLTLKAHAILRAVPVIAYIRAKRKTGEGESLARAIAAPHLPGGQVEIPFDIPMSSDPRVGQAVFDERMPRVAAHLEAGRDVAVLCEGDPLFHGSFISFMDRLSGDFPVTVVAGISSINAAAARVGLALATRNQAFGAIPATLDESRLESLLAGGDGAAIIKLGRHLAKVRAVIDRLGLTARAFYVERVTQEGEVGRALGDLAADFAAPYFSMILIAPETPDAGRRYE
- the cobJ gene encoding precorrin-3B C(17)-methyltransferase — encoded protein: MSSPLGLRVDASDLPRGAAVVILNPLGLGFGRVLKRALPGARLHALAKGFADIESTDGRDEIDIWIDDLGIHLRELFTGGVAIVGVCASGILIRLLAPAIGTKDGDPPLVACAVDGSSAVPLLGGHHGANRLAQAAAAATGGVAAITTGGDLRYGLALDDPPRGWRVENRAAAKSVAREMLADRPVRLVVEAGDARWLTQSGAPFIRDGETGVAVVVSDRRAGTPTPGELRLRPPVLAIGVGCERGCTGEELIGLVEETLAGANLAQGSCAVVVSLDLKMDEDAVHGVAEKLGIAARFFTAERLEKETPRLANPSDVVFAEVGCHGVAEAAALAAVGPSGALVVTKRKSKRATVAIARAGGGAELDPETIGRARGRLSIVGLGPGPDAWRAPEARRALERAGDIVGYRLYLDLIAKEIAGKRMYSSDLSQEEARARKALDLAAEGRDVALVGSGDAGIYALASLVFELLDRENKPEWNRIELAGIPGISAFQAAGARIGAPFGHDFCLISLSDLLTPWTEIERRIAAAAAGDFVVAFYNPVSKRRTTQLTRAAATLRAVRGDETPVVIARNLGRAGETLTRTNLGRLRSADVDMLSLVVVGNSQTRRIERGGATWDYTPRGYAAKMNAAEEM
- a CDS encoding sirohydrochlorin chelatase, with protein sequence MTNNAPAIMICGHGSRDKGAVDEFNRLAGRLKAQFPGTDIESGFLEFATPVIRDGLEKLKAHGAKKIVCVPAMLFAAGHVKNDLPSEVNTYAHDNPELDLIYAADLGIDARLLQAARARIEAALEAADGRKEVSREDTLLMVVGRGTNDPDANSNVAKVTRMLWEGIGFGWAETSYSGVAFPLVDAGLDHAARLGYKRIVVFPYFLFTGILVRRIYDWTDAAQERFPGIDFIKAGYLNDHSLLIETFADRVRQALEGDNAMNCQLCKYREQIIGREADQGAPQVGHHHHVQGIGTEDDARDHGLAHVHGHSHSHGHSHVHAHGHDHERTAVPADRRDEEG
- a CDS encoding precorrin-8X methylmutase, which produces MKPPLFDYIREPDAIYAASFKEIRAVADLSVVPAELHPLAVRVVHACGDVGVIEDLACSPGAVEAGQRALFWGAPVLVDVRMLAQGIIARALPAKNRIVCTIDDAGVVEEAKRQGITRSAKALDRWGPHLGGAVVVIGNAPTALFRLLEGLGEGWPRPALILGFPVGFVGATESKDALIAHAGSVPYVTLRGRRGGSAIAAAAFNALTIGVR
- a CDS encoding tetratricopeptide repeat protein, coding for MDGFVTVLREAAVKADAVLTTLFSVRAQIIAMLLLAGSTLFFLAKIQNDQGVVLRLVARLRALLGAKLGAMVFGRYAESEPWPPVKVAGFRMATGKKQAPDENARAQELGAASDLPGPGAPALDAPEADENDTDRARRLAIDPRQLAVFEAALERQEEPAADAEAELRAMAAHAAQIGGAIERFSAGLLTDEKGVREGPEALLALLGGGQFQDLAATLAQKRPGLIDENGALRPESESQAVFYAAAFAALGDLMMRMREYENAISAFRQALDATSVHDLMERAKFLHKYANAAYRAGELETAKQAFFDELNILELERGAAHPDVATAFNNLGLLHYESGEMDAAERLLKKAVDAKVKNGDLASARESRENLAQVLRAMGRAEEAARALAQGDEPADVPSDK